The following coding sequences lie in one Thermomicrobium sp. 4228-Ro genomic window:
- a CDS encoding aromatic ring-hydroxylating oxygenase subunit alpha, with translation MNVQASPIVPTLPGRFYASPELYRREQERIFAQLWTCVGLAAALPQAGDYLTTEVAGEPILVVRGQDGQLRAFLNVCRHRGARLCTEPCGRLESRVIQCPYHAWSYALDGRLIGAPNMRDAEGFSPSAYGLLPVALAVWEGMIWVNLASDPPPVESQLLPRVVERLGDPAIFRRYGIGELRIGATVTYDVAANWKLVVENFMECYHCAVVHPELSQLVPSFRAGYAYQHGVGATFAEGVETLTLTGKRTRPLLPGLRPEDDRTYYGMVLLPNVFVNLHPDYVLIHRLEPLDVGRTRIVCDWLFAPDVVESPDFDPSDAVDFWDLVNRQDWAMCERCQASMHSRAYAEGGIFAPIESHIRRFNDWVLAQLGEDA, from the coding sequence ATGAACGTTCAGGCATCCCCGATCGTCCCCACCCTACCAGGTCGCTTCTACGCGAGCCCGGAACTCTACCGGCGCGAGCAGGAGCGCATTTTCGCCCAGCTGTGGACCTGTGTCGGCCTGGCAGCAGCACTCCCGCAAGCCGGTGACTACCTCACCACCGAAGTGGCCGGCGAGCCGATCCTGGTCGTCCGCGGGCAGGACGGCCAGCTCCGCGCCTTCCTGAACGTTTGCCGGCATCGCGGTGCCCGGCTGTGCACCGAGCCGTGCGGGCGCTTGGAATCGCGGGTGATCCAGTGCCCGTATCACGCCTGGAGCTACGCGCTCGACGGGCGTCTGATCGGTGCGCCGAACATGCGCGACGCTGAAGGATTCTCGCCAAGTGCCTACGGCTTGCTTCCGGTCGCGCTCGCCGTCTGGGAAGGGATGATCTGGGTCAACCTCGCGAGCGACCCGCCCCCGGTCGAGTCCCAGCTCCTGCCGCGTGTCGTCGAGCGGCTCGGCGACCCGGCGATCTTCCGGCGCTACGGTATCGGCGAGCTGCGGATCGGCGCGACCGTCACCTACGACGTGGCCGCGAACTGGAAGCTCGTCGTCGAGAACTTCATGGAGTGCTACCACTGCGCCGTCGTCCACCCGGAACTGAGCCAGCTGGTCCCGAGCTTCCGCGCTGGCTATGCCTACCAGCACGGCGTCGGCGCGACCTTTGCCGAGGGAGTGGAAACACTGACGCTCACCGGCAAGCGCACCCGGCCGCTCTTGCCCGGTCTCCGGCCGGAGGACGACCGGACCTACTACGGCATGGTCCTCCTGCCGAACGTCTTCGTCAACCTCCACCCGGACTACGTCCTCATCCACCGGTTGGAGCCGCTCGACGTCGGGCGCACGCGCATCGTCTGCGACTGGCTCTTCGCGCCCGATGTCGTCGAATCACCCGATTTCGACCCCAGCGATGCGGTCGACTTCTGGGACCTCGTGAACCGCCAGGACTGGGCGATGTGCGAGCGCTGCCAGGCGAGCATGCACTCACGGGCCTACGCGGAGGGCGGCATCTTCGCGCCGATCGAGTCGCACATCCGGCGCTTCAACGACTGGGTGCTGGCGCAGCTGGGCGAGGACGCGTGA
- a CDS encoding ABC transporter substrate-binding protein, producing MPDRSDALLRFFSQQHRLRRRAFLGGVLAATTLAACRQSQATPTPSVTTPTAGAAATPTPATAASGELTVPGYDDPNRWKGRTLVVTSWGGALQDALRKAIYQPFARLTGCQIVEDTTDEAKLRTMVESGNVQWDVVDVGTESVIPMGRLNLLEPLDYSKIDTKDIFPELVLEHGVGYYYYSTCLGYRKDKFPNKPPNSWADFWDVQGFPGVRAFQKYAQWGPIEAALLADGVPIDQLYPLDIDRAFRSLDRIKPHITVWWESGAQPAQLLTDGEVDLTDAWIARIQFLIEQGNTQLGYTWNQGRLSSDSLVIPRGSKNVDVAHDFINFALRPEVQRAFAMIYPDGPANQRAFEALPPDGVAVLPSAPENKKLQVYPDYQWWADHLDEVVQRFNAWVTS from the coding sequence ATGCCCGACCGCTCCGATGCACTGCTCCGCTTCTTCAGCCAGCAACACCGGCTGCGCCGACGTGCCTTCCTCGGTGGTGTGCTCGCCGCCACCACTCTCGCTGCTTGCCGACAGTCCCAAGCGACCCCGACACCGAGCGTCACCACGCCGACTGCTGGCGCAGCAGCGACGCCGACGCCGGCGACCGCGGCATCCGGCGAGCTCACCGTCCCCGGCTACGACGACCCCAACCGCTGGAAGGGACGGACGTTGGTCGTCACCTCCTGGGGCGGTGCGCTCCAGGACGCCCTGCGCAAGGCGATCTACCAGCCGTTCGCCCGGCTGACCGGCTGCCAGATCGTCGAAGATACGACCGACGAGGCCAAGCTGCGCACCATGGTCGAGTCGGGGAACGTCCAGTGGGACGTCGTCGACGTGGGGACCGAGTCGGTCATCCCGATGGGGCGCCTCAACCTCCTCGAACCACTCGACTACAGCAAGATCGACACCAAAGACATCTTCCCCGAACTGGTCCTCGAGCACGGCGTGGGGTATTACTACTATTCCACCTGTCTTGGCTACCGGAAGGACAAGTTCCCGAACAAGCCGCCCAACAGCTGGGCCGACTTCTGGGACGTCCAGGGCTTTCCCGGCGTGCGCGCCTTCCAGAAGTACGCGCAATGGGGGCCGATCGAGGCGGCGCTCCTGGCCGACGGCGTCCCGATCGACCAGCTCTACCCGCTGGATATCGACCGTGCCTTCCGCTCGCTCGACCGGATCAAGCCGCACATCACCGTCTGGTGGGAATCCGGTGCACAACCTGCCCAGCTCCTGACGGACGGCGAGGTCGACCTGACCGATGCCTGGATCGCCCGCATTCAGTTCCTCATCGAGCAGGGGAACACCCAGCTCGGGTACACCTGGAACCAGGGGCGGCTCTCCAGCGACTCGCTCGTCATCCCACGCGGCTCCAAGAACGTCGACGTGGCGCACGACTTCATCAACTTCGCGCTGCGGCCGGAGGTGCAGCGTGCCTTCGCCATGATCTATCCGGACGGCCCAGCCAACCAGCGGGCGTTCGAGGCGCTGCCACCCGACGGCGTCGCGGTGCTGCCGAGCGCGCCGGAGAACAAGAAGCTGCAGGTCTACCCGGACTACCAGTGGTGGGCCGACCACCTGGACGAGGTCGTCCAGCGGTTCAACGCCTGGGTCACGAGCTGA
- a CDS encoding NAD(P)/FAD-dependent oxidoreductase, producing the protein MPSSDVLIIGGGNLGLWTAYHLAKRGVQRIAVCERYWAGFGATTRSAGIVRQQGGSETAVKLGKWSRQLYQELGRELGLGSGFVEVGYYVLASTPEERAAFLDLVELRRRCGIENVWLEPDELAQRLPFVDWSRYLGATYTPDDGFVYPHIVARNITYAVLRAGVALFEECEVQEIEPLPSGYRVRTTRGTFEAERVVNAAGPRGARRIGELLGIEVPVSAARHQIVSFPTRPAELPANFPMLFVLAKGYYLRPDEQGVLLGMSNPEEQPDPTERFLLEFDWDYFERLKPDWEATIPALKGLPVGRAWTGSIDYTPDHLPIIDEPRHGFYVLAAGGHGMMWGPALGMKMAELVLDERVSELPAEEIRLDRFREPGKVRDAIALPFPTR; encoded by the coding sequence ATGCCTTCCTCTGATGTCCTCATCATCGGTGGCGGGAACCTCGGCCTCTGGACCGCCTATCACCTCGCCAAGCGCGGCGTGCAGCGGATCGCGGTCTGCGAGCGCTACTGGGCCGGCTTCGGCGCCACCACGCGCTCGGCTGGCATCGTGCGCCAGCAAGGTGGTTCGGAGACGGCCGTCAAGCTCGGCAAGTGGTCGCGCCAGCTCTACCAGGAGCTCGGGCGCGAGCTCGGCCTCGGCAGCGGTTTCGTCGAGGTCGGCTATTATGTCCTCGCCTCGACACCCGAGGAACGTGCCGCCTTCCTCGACCTCGTCGAGCTGCGCCGGCGCTGCGGTATCGAGAACGTCTGGCTGGAACCGGACGAGCTGGCCCAGCGACTTCCCTTCGTCGATTGGAGCCGCTACCTGGGTGCGACCTACACACCGGACGACGGCTTCGTCTACCCGCACATCGTTGCGCGCAACATCACCTACGCGGTCCTGCGCGCTGGCGTCGCGCTCTTCGAGGAGTGCGAGGTGCAGGAGATCGAGCCGCTCCCTAGCGGCTATCGCGTCCGTACCACGCGCGGCACCTTCGAGGCCGAGCGCGTGGTCAACGCGGCCGGACCGCGCGGTGCACGCCGCATCGGCGAGCTCCTCGGCATCGAGGTACCGGTCTCGGCCGCCCGTCACCAGATCGTCAGCTTCCCTACTCGCCCTGCCGAGCTGCCAGCGAACTTTCCGATGCTCTTCGTGCTGGCCAAGGGATACTACCTCCGGCCTGACGAGCAGGGCGTGCTGCTCGGCATGAGCAATCCGGAGGAGCAGCCCGATCCGACCGAACGGTTCCTGCTCGAGTTCGACTGGGACTACTTCGAGCGCCTCAAGCCGGACTGGGAAGCGACGATCCCGGCCCTGAAAGGGCTCCCGGTCGGTCGCGCCTGGACCGGTTCGATCGACTACACGCCGGACCACCTCCCCATCATCGACGAGCCGCGGCACGGCTTCTACGTCCTGGCTGCCGGTGGTCACGGGATGATGTGGGGCCCAGCACTGGGGATGAAGATGGCCGAGCTCGTCCTCGACGAGCGCGTCAGCGAGCTCCCGGCCGAGGAGATCCGGCTCGATCGCTTCCGCGAGCCCGGCAAGGTGCGCGACGCGATCGCGCTGCCCTTCCCGACGCGGTAG
- a CDS encoding PucR family transcriptional regulator: protein MPITVRELLERPDLKTRLIAGAGGVDRVVTWAHVCELEDPTVWLCGGELVMTVGIGLPRDPAGQVAYVERLARAQLAGLMICEGMKAPPLSPEMLSAADRLALPVMLTAYEVPFVAVSRVVADANLEEEHRRLRQTVQVYDVARLVVHGELDETELIGRLERIVGARLAVVDPASGRVLMPSDRAGDAAFVQPLRRVIERYPPGQLPAVLQVSEAGAGTVALAVPTHRPVFLVVPQRMPVQRDIVTLRHVATVLALALERERAERERQYRFGSELFAHLADGRLPSELALELLRREHGFPEPPYVVVAVTASDRVLPELQDELAALGIPHVALRRDSLAYLLLPEPALVAIERVGTAAGMGASQPVRTLARVPEAMVEARWALERLADGQRLARFGEGVLGAGHWPLSVEAARELVDRVLGPLEAHDARQGTQLVRTLATFLAHDGSWSATARALGIHRQTLVYRVRRIEQLTGCRVDRVSELATLYLALEAARALGRLSPDSSGQGLAASEDTAAVSGSEARRGAEARELVGRARA from the coding sequence ATGCCGATCACGGTGCGGGAATTGCTCGAGCGGCCCGATCTCAAGACGCGCCTGATCGCTGGCGCAGGTGGGGTCGATCGTGTCGTGACGTGGGCGCACGTCTGCGAGCTGGAGGACCCGACAGTCTGGCTCTGCGGAGGCGAGCTGGTCATGACCGTCGGGATCGGGCTGCCGCGCGATCCAGCGGGGCAGGTCGCCTATGTGGAGCGGCTGGCACGAGCGCAACTAGCTGGCCTGATGATCTGCGAGGGAATGAAGGCGCCACCGCTCTCACCGGAGATGCTTTCTGCTGCCGACCGGCTGGCGTTGCCGGTCATGCTGACGGCCTACGAAGTGCCGTTCGTCGCTGTCTCGCGGGTAGTCGCCGACGCTAACCTCGAGGAAGAGCACCGGCGGCTGCGCCAAACGGTACAGGTGTATGATGTGGCGCGCCTCGTCGTGCACGGCGAGTTAGACGAGACCGAGCTGATCGGCCGGCTGGAACGGATCGTCGGTGCCCGCCTGGCGGTCGTCGACCCGGCCTCGGGTCGCGTCCTGATGCCGAGCGACCGGGCCGGTGATGCGGCGTTCGTCCAGCCGCTGCGGCGGGTCATCGAGCGGTATCCCCCCGGACAGCTGCCCGCTGTGCTGCAAGTGAGCGAGGCGGGCGCAGGGACAGTGGCACTGGCCGTGCCGACGCACCGGCCAGTGTTCCTCGTCGTCCCACAGCGCATGCCGGTGCAGCGCGATATCGTCACGCTCCGGCACGTCGCGACGGTGCTGGCGCTCGCCCTGGAGCGCGAGCGCGCCGAACGAGAGCGGCAGTATCGTTTCGGAAGTGAACTGTTCGCGCACCTCGCGGACGGGCGCTTGCCGAGCGAGTTGGCACTGGAGCTTCTCCGGCGCGAGCACGGATTCCCCGAGCCACCCTACGTCGTCGTCGCGGTGACGGCTTCCGATCGCGTGCTGCCGGAACTCCAGGACGAGCTGGCGGCGCTCGGTATACCGCATGTGGCGTTGCGCCGCGACAGCCTGGCATATCTGCTCCTCCCCGAGCCTGCGCTCGTCGCCATCGAGCGAGTGGGTACGGCGGCAGGGATGGGGGCCAGTCAACCGGTGCGGACACTGGCGCGCGTTCCCGAAGCGATGGTCGAGGCGCGCTGGGCGCTCGAGCGTCTCGCAGACGGGCAGCGGCTCGCACGCTTCGGCGAGGGGGTGCTCGGTGCCGGACACTGGCCACTCAGCGTGGAGGCAGCCCGCGAGCTGGTCGACCGGGTACTCGGCCCGCTCGAGGCGCACGATGCGCGACAGGGGACGCAGCTGGTGCGGACACTCGCGACCTTCCTGGCACACGATGGATCGTGGAGCGCGACGGCACGGGCACTCGGTATCCACCGGCAGACGCTGGTCTACCGGGTGCGGCGGATCGAGCAGCTGACCGGCTGCCGGGTCGATCGGGTGAGCGAGCTGGCCACGCTCTACCTGGCGCTGGAAGCGGCGCGGGCCCTGGGCCGGCTTTCGCCGGACAGCAGTGGCCAAGGGTTGGCTGCGTCCGAGGACACGGCAGCAGTGTCCGGGAGCGAGGCCAGGCGGGGCGCCGAGGCGAGGGAGCTGGTCGGACGGGCGCGCGCCTGA